In Galactobacillus timonensis, the genomic window GGATTTGATGCCCTTATGCCAGTGACGCGGAAAGATAAGGGAGCCAGCCGTGCTCTGCCTGACATTGCGATTGAGAGAATATATGCCCTGAAGCAGGAATTTCCCAGAATGAATGCCACTCAGATTTATCATCAGCTCATTAAAGAATCCTTCATCGATTCAACAGTAAACGTATGTACTGTGCAGAGATTTATTAAAAATCACGATCTGAAAAGTGCCAGAAATCCAAATGTGAAAGATCGAAAAGCCTTTGAAGAAGACTCGTTTGGCAAGATATGGCAGGCCGATACGAAATATCTCCCCTACATTACGGAAGATGGCATCAGCCGCCGTGTCTACTGCATAGGCATTCTGGATGACTATAGCCGAATGGAGCTGAAAAGCCAGTTATTCTACGCGGATAACGCAGTCAATTTCCAGAAGGTGCTGAAGGATTCCATCGCCGCCTATGGAATTCCCGATAAGCTTTATGTTGATAACGGCTGTTCCTACCTGAATGAGCAGCTTGAGCTGATCTGCGGAGAACTAGGTATTGTGTTGATTCATGCGCCTGTTCGGGATGGCGCCGCCAAGGGAAAACGGGAACGAGCATGGAGAACACTGGATGAACGTTTCCTCTTCAAATTGAATCCTTCAGAGATCCATTCTCTTGAACAGTTCAATGAAATGTATCGGGATTATGTGCGAAGCTACAATACAACGGTTCATAGCTCTATCGGCTGCACACCATTTGAACGTTACGAGAAGACGAAGGACTATATCCGAAAGCCTAAATCGCAGGAATGGCTGGATGAGTGTTTCCTCAACCGGATCAGGCGTCTTGTACACCTGGACTCCACAGTACGGATTGGCGGGGTTTTGTATGATGTGCCGATGGAGTTCATTCGTCAGACTGTAGAAATCCGGTATGTTCCATCGGATATGCGGACCGCATATATTCTCTATGACGGAAAGCATTATTCCATTCACAGGACAGATAAGAATGCCAATGCCCATACGAAGCGGAAGAATCTGATTCTGGATTATTCGAAGATGAGGAGTGACGAACATGTCAGGTAATATCTATGGTCTGACTGGAAATCCATTTGATAAGAATTTCAGCTTCGGAGGCCGGTACTTTGAGTCAGATGATTTGAAGCAGGTTCTTTCCCGCCTGAATCTGTTGAAAACAACCCGTGGTATTGGAATGATTACGGCTCCTCCCGGGATGGGAAAATCAATGGCACTGAAGGTCTTTGCGGACAGCCTGAACCCAAATCAGTACAGACCGGTATACATTAGTTTCACTACTGTAACCGTTCCTGAATTCTATCGACAGTTGTCAGATACGTTCGGGATTACGGACGTCAAAGGCAAGACTGCCAGGGTCAGGGCTCTGAAGGAACAGATCGCCTATACCTACAAAGAAAAACGCCAGACAGTTATTCTGATCCTGGATGAAGCCCAATATCTGAATCAGGGCATTCTGAATGATTTACAAATGTTGATGAACTTCGACTACGACTCCAAAAACTGTTTTGCGCTGGTACTAAGCGGCGAACCCTATCTGAACACAGTCATCAATAAGCCGGTGCACGCCGCCCTAAAACAAAGAATACTGGTGCATTATGAATACAATGGCCTGTCTGGTGAAGAAGTAAAGGAATATATCTTCTTCAAGCTGAAACAGGCCGGCGGCACAGAAGCGATCGTTGACCCAGCCGCAATCAGTGTGATCAACGGATATGCAGGTGGAGACCCCCGTATCATCGACAATATTATGTATGACTCAATCAATATCGGGGAACAGCAGAATGCGATGACGATCAATATAGATATCGTCCGTGCAGCTGCGCAGAACAGATCATTTTAAAGAGAGGCGGTATGAGCAGTACTGAGAATGAATATGCGACTCTGGTATATTCCATGATTCAGGAGACCAGAGAACTTGAGCTGGAAATAATAACTCTGCGCTATCTCTTATCTACATGCATGTGTGATGAACACAGACAAGACCTGAGAGATGAAATCTACACATCAACATTACCGGAGTTCAGAGATCAACCGGCCTATAATCAATTTGTTAAGGAATATCTCAATGGTAAAGATCCGTTTGAAACACGGGCATTTATGCGGCGGATGAAAAAACAGGCACATGGTTATATTGAAAACAACAACCAACGCCACCCAAATTTATGCCTGCAAGGATTATCCAATTATCTGAAGGTAAGTGGGATGTACATAAAAGATTTACGCTAAGAATCGGCCAGAAACCGGTTCTTTTTGTAATCCAAAGATGCAGGAATAAGCATGCATTTTTACTTCCAATAAAGTGCTGCGTGCATAAGAACATCACGTTTCTTCCGGTATCTTCACTGATTATAATCTGCTGCCTGCGCGGATCTTAATCTGCCGCTTCACATCACAGCATTTTCTCAAATTCTCTTGTTCATTATCATCAATTGAAATAAAAATAACCCCATCATCAGACAATAGATCCTTTGAAAGCCTAAGCCTAGGATAAATCATGTTAAGCCAATCAGTGTGGAACCTACCATTGCTTTCACTGTTTTGTACAAGACGGTTTCCCTCGTCATCGGTCTGTCCGCTATTGCCTGCGTAATCTGCAGCATTCTGTGAAAAATCGTCTTCATAAATAAAATCATTTCCCGTGTTATACGGTGGATCTATATATATCATCTTTACCTTGCCAAGATAAGTCTCCTGAAGAAGTTTCAGTGCATCAAGATTATCTCCCTCGATATAGATATTTTCTGAGTCAGCTTTACCTGGCGTACCATCTCTGCCGACAGACATCTCCTTTTCAAAGCGCAGTGTCTTTGCAATCGGCTGATTTGCCAGAACGACAGATTTTCTCTTGTCTGGCCATGTAAATTGATAACGCTCCTGCCCATCATCTACGACCTGTGCATTGATTTCCTGCATCAGAACATCCTTGTCAATGGCGCGTACTACTTTCCCTTCATCATCTATCGTCTCTGTCACTGCATCCGGGAAGAGTGCCGCCAGCTTCTTATAATTCTCTTCGGCCAGATCCGGTGTGTGCATCTTAAGCTTTTCCATGTGTAATTTCCTCCATTTGTCTCTTATATTCCTGCAGCCTGGTATATAGCTCAAAGCGCTTCTTTGGCTGCTGTTCCTTCCATGTTTCTGCTTCTGTTTTCTTGATCAGTCTGTTCAATCGATCTATTTCATCCTGGTTCTTAAGCTGCTCATCGATGGTCTGATTTTGCTTCTGCAATATGATCTCTGAAGATATCGCTATCTGACGAATCAGATCATCCCATATCTCATCCAGCGTATTCCCATGTAAGGAAAGCTCTGCCTTATTCTCCGGCATCCATGCGGTGCGGTATAGTTTGCTGTGATATATAGCAAGCTGACATTCATCCTCATACTTAAGCAGAAACGCGAGCCTATGCGGATTCTGCCGTGCGATTGCTTCTACGATCTTCCCATCGAAGTCCTGCTTCTTCAAGTCAATGGATAACAGCATGATCTCTTTAACTTCTGAGGCCTTGGTAAGATTCAGATTCTCTTTTGTCAGGCTGTTTTCCACTACAATCTGATTTACATCTGACACAAATGTTGTTTTTAAGGCAGCAGAGAGCGGAAGGTGCTTATAAAATGCCTCCTTCGGGATCCGCCGATGCACCACCGTGCTTTCTGGAAAATCTATCATGCCATCACCACCATAAAGCAAATCAGTTCAAAGTCCTCAAGACCGGAAAAGCCCCCCGACTGGAATGTCGTCTCGCCTGCGGAGAAGAAGCTGGAGATATCTTCTTCATCCTTGGCATCGATAATTGATCCGATGGCATCCTCGAGTAGTTTGGACACCTTACTCATATTCCGACCATCCTTTGTTTCTCTGTTAAATGTCCTGCACAGATCCTTATCGGGTTCGGCTTTCCCTTTGGCGATGTGCCGCATCTCGTCCAAAGTATCCTTTGGCTGCAGATGATCCGTGATGATCTCGCCATCATTACCTACATAAACCATATAGAACGGATGCAGCCGGTTTTGGTTTTTGATGTTGACCTTCGTATTCACATTTTTAAGCACGAAGATCACTCCCGGCTTCTCTCCGTGAGCTACGGCATGAATGCCAAATGGGATGTGATTGATATCCTTGTGTTCTTTCATGTATGCGAGAAGGTCCATCCGGAAATCATTCAGGCCAAGGTCTGTGATGGAGACACCGCTTGTCATGTCTTCCAGATCCACGACCTCTTCCTGCAGCTTTTTCAACTGCTCCTTACGATATTCGAGATCACCTTTTTCATCCGGATTGATCAGATCATCATCACCGGTTGAGGTCATAACAGAAATTCTCATTCTGGTCTCAACTCTGGCTTTAAGATTGATATACTCGTCAAGCGTAAGATCGGGCCAGAAGTTCACGAGCTGGATCACGTTGTTTCTACTGCCGATTCGGTCAATTCTTCCGAACCGCTGGATGATTCTCACCGGATTCCAGTGGATGTCATAATTGATGCAGTAATCACAGTCCTGAAGGTTCTGTCCTTCTGAAATGCAGTCCGTGCCGATCAGGATATCAATGTTGTTATTTTTATCCTGCGGATAAAGAATATCTCGATCTTTTGACATTGGTGAAAAGCAGGACAGCACATGATTCATCTCTGCTTTGAAATTCGGAATCGTCGTTTTTCCTTCAATGCTTCCTGTTACAAGAGCCGTATTCAGTCCCAGTTCCTTTGCTTTTGGGGCAATATTATCGTACAGGTATTCAGCTGTATCGGCGAAGGCAGTGAATATCAGAACCTTCTTATTTCCCGGATTGATTGGCTTTTCTTCCTTATTCCGAATGACCTTCATCAACTGATTCAGCTTGTAGTCATATTCCGGTGTAATGTCCTTCACCATGCTAATCAGAACAGAAAGAGTATCGAGGTCATCCTCAATATCCCGTTTCCACGAAATATAATCCATATCGTGAAGATCGATCTGTACCTTCTTGCCTACAGAGAAAAAATCCGTATTCTGATCGTCATCATCAAAATCTTCTGCGGCGGCAGACAGATCTGTCATTTCATTCAGGTTCCCAGAACCGTTCTGAATAAAGTCTTTTATAGTCTGATCAGTATTGTAAAGATATTGATAAACCCTCTGTACCGTCAGCAGGAATGAATGAACAGAGCTTTCCATTCGCTTTAACAGGTTTATATTCATGAGACGCTGGATACCCGTCTCACGGCCTTTCCGGAAGTTCTCGGTTTCTTCTTCCGACAGGTATTTTGAGAGCTTGCTGGGAAGAATAAACTGCGTCGGTGTATAAATCGTAAGCTTCAGCGTAGAAAGGCATTCATACACTTCTTTATAGTTAATAGCTCCCGGCTTATCCGTCAGTTTCGGATAAAGAGAAATCGGTTTATTCCGCTTTGGGAACGTTCCAATATCCTTGGTATCGTAGTAGGTCTTTATATGATGCCGCGATCTTGCAATCGTCACGGAATCCAGTACTTCGAAGAAGTCAAAATCCAGCTGCGACAGCAGATTCTGAGTTGTTCTTTCTTTTTCCGGAAGCTTACACCATGCGTTGTAGACCTTCTGCGCCTGACGGAAAATCGTATCGATATCCGATTTGGTATTTAACTTTTCATTGATCTCTTCCGGATCACCTTCATAGGCGAGGGCCAGCTGATTTCTGAGATCATAGAACCGATTGTTGACCGGTGTGGCGGAAAGCATTAAAACCTTCGTGCGTACACCCGGCTTGATCACTCGGTTCATCAGCCGCATGTAGCGGTTTTCTTTTTCTCCTCCATGCGTGTTTGTGCCATTTCCATTACGGAAGTTATGACTCTCATCGATCACCACCAAGTCATAGTTTCCCCAGTTGATCCGGTCGATTGGAAGACCGATCGGTGTCATACCACTGTTTCTCGAAAGGTCAGTATGGTAGAGCACATCGTACCGGAAGCGATCTGCTGCCAGCGGGTTATTGATTAAATTTCCGCGATACGTCATCCAGTTCTCGGAGAGCTTCTTCGGGCACAGGACGAGCACATTTTTATTTCTGCCCTCATAGTATTTGATGACGGCAAGAGCGGTGAAAGTCTTTCCAAGGCCGACGCTATCTGCGAGGATGCAACCGTTGTACTGTTCAAGCTTATTGATAATACCAAGTACGGCATCCTTCTGAAAGTTGTAGAGCTTATTCCAGATCACACTGTTCTTGAAACCGGTCGCCTCATTCGGAAGAACATCCTCTGAAACATCATCGAGGAACTCGCTGAAGATGTTATACAGCGTCATGAAATAGATCAGTTCTGGGGAGTTTTCCTGATAGACTGTGCTGATCATATCAATCACTTCATTTGTCACATCGGCAAGTTTTTCCTCATCATTCCATACCGAATCAAAGAGATTTAAAAACTCCTTGCTTGCCGGATTTTCGAAGCGTGTCACCATGTTACTGATATTGTTTCCACGCTCGCACCCAAGATCTACAGCCGTAAAGGAATTCATGGGCATATAGGTATAAGCATCCTCCGGATCCTGAACAACAAGAAAATTATTCATACCTTCCCGCGTCGTGTTAGTACGGAAAGATGCTTTCCGACGCATCCAATCAGCGCACTCCTTTGCCACTGCTTTCTGCTTTAATTCGTTCCGAAGACGGATCTCAAACTCTGTTCCATACAGACTCTTTTCGCGATTAAGTCTCGGAATATAAAACTCGCGCCTCTCCTTTGGTGTCTTCTCTGCAACGAATGTTGGCGAAGTAAAAATAAATCTAAATTCATCACACTTTTCAAGTTCATTCTTAAGCGCCTGATAGGCATAAATAGAAAAGCAAGCAGCCGCAACAGACACCTTGCTGCCTGAATATATCTTTTTTTCAAGATCATCTTTCACGACCTTGGTGGTGTTATTAAATGTCTCCATTTAGGTGCTCCGTTCTGCATATTCTGAATTTTTCTATCAAATGCATCTTCATTGGCATTTAACACAAGCAGCAGTTTCTCTATCATCATAAATCCCTGCTCAATATATTCTCTATCCTAATTGAATGTTCATAGAGCTTGTTGGATAAATCAATTATAAGTGATCTGCTGCGCATGCATTAATGAATGTATATTCTCCGTTCTCTATATCACCTCCATCAATAGAATTTAAGGCTGATCCAAAAAAGGCACCTCGTTAGTCTGAAGTGCCATCGCTTTGTTTCATGAAGGGAAATCTCTATTATTCATAGCTAGGATTATCCCAGATCTTCACCGTTTGTTGCAATTACTTTCTGATACCAGTAAAATCCATCCTTTCGATACCGGTTGCCTGTTCCATTTCCATGATCATCACGATCAACATAAATAAAGCCGTAGCGCTTGCTCATTTCACCTTTCGATTGAGATACGATATCGATCGCTGCCCACATGGTATATCCCAGGACATCTACACCATCCTCCACAGCCAGCCGCATCTGTTCAATGTGCTTGCGCATAAATTCAATACGGTACGAATCATGTACTTGATGATCTTCGGTCAAAACATCTTTTGCGCCAAGACCATTTTCAACAATAAAGCAAGGCAGCTGATAGCGCTCATAGTAATCATTAAGAACATAGCGCAGACCGATCGGGTCAATGGTTGTTCCCCAGTCAGTGGTTTCCGTAAACGGATTCTTGACCGGCTTTTTCTGCACACTTTTCTGAATTTCTTCAGATGAAATCCGCATGCAATAATAAGAAAACGGAATGTAATTCTGCACTCCCTTCTTTAAATCCACAAAGTCTTCCGGCTCTGTCTCGATCCGAATATGCTCATGGTTCATTTCAGCCTGCCATGCCTTAGGATATTCGCCCTTGATCAAAACATCGAGGAACGTATAGGTATAATCCTGGTTATCCTTCTGCGTAGCCAGAACATCCTCCGGTTTGCAGGAAATCGGGTATGCAAGACTCCCCTCCATCATCGCTCCGATATATGCATCCGGAATATAGCGATGGCAAAGCTGAACCGCCCTGGCACTCGCGACCATCTGATGATGCACAACCTGCCACGTCAGTTGCTTCAGATTGTCTCCTTCCTGTAGAGTGACGCCCCCGTTTTGCACGAGCATTCCTTCTTCGAAGATGAAATTGATCTCATTGAATGTGA contains:
- a CDS encoding DDE-type integrase/transposase/recombinase, producing MKNGPNMNPDLAKAAEAAQFRFGLIAPVLQGTCPDKSAKKYYQRVAATASITMPDGRPMKYSWKTLEKWTSLYKRYGFDALMPVTRKDKGASRALPDIAIERIYALKQEFPRMNATQIYHQLIKESFIDSTVNVCTVQRFIKNHDLKSARNPNVKDRKAFEEDSFGKIWQADTKYLPYITEDGISRRVYCIGILDDYSRMELKSQLFYADNAVNFQKVLKDSIAAYGIPDKLYVDNGCSYLNEQLELICGELGIVLIHAPVRDGAAKGKRERAWRTLDERFLFKLNPSEIHSLEQFNEMYRDYVRSYNTTVHSSIGCTPFERYEKTKDYIRKPKSQEWLDECFLNRIRRLVHLDSTVRIGGVLYDVPMEFIRQTVEIRYVPSDMRTAYILYDGKHYSIHRTDKNANAHTKRKNLILDYSKMRSDEHVR
- a CDS encoding ExeA family protein; protein product: MSGNIYGLTGNPFDKNFSFGGRYFESDDLKQVLSRLNLLKTTRGIGMITAPPGMGKSMALKVFADSLNPNQYRPVYISFTTVTVPEFYRQLSDTFGITDVKGKTARVRALKEQIAYTYKEKRQTVILILDEAQYLNQGILNDLQMLMNFDYDSKNCFALVLSGEPYLNTVINKPVHAALKQRILVHYEYNGLSGEEVKEYIFFKLKQAGGTEAIVDPAAISVINGYAGGDPRIIDNIMYDSINIGEQQNAMTINIDIVRAAAQNRSF
- a CDS encoding DNA methyltransferase; this encodes MEKLKMHTPDLAEENYKKLAALFPDAVTETIDDEGKVVRAIDKDVLMQEINAQVVDDGQERYQFTWPDKRKSVVLANQPIAKTLRFEKEMSVGRDGTPGKADSENIYIEGDNLDALKLLQETYLGKVKMIYIDPPYNTGNDFIYEDDFSQNAADYAGNSGQTDDEGNRLVQNSESNGRFHTDWLNMIYPRLRLSKDLLSDDGVIFISIDDNEQENLRKCCDVKRQIKIRAGSRL
- a CDS encoding DUF4391 domain-containing protein, whose amino-acid sequence is MIDFPESTVVHRRIPKEAFYKHLPLSAALKTTFVSDVNQIVVENSLTKENLNLTKASEVKEIMLLSIDLKKQDFDGKIVEAIARQNPHRLAFLLKYEDECQLAIYHSKLYRTAWMPENKAELSLHGNTLDEIWDDLIRQIAISSEIILQKQNQTIDEQLKNQDEIDRLNRLIKKTEAETWKEQQPKKRFELYTRLQEYKRQMEEITHGKA
- a CDS encoding helicase-related protein, translated to METFNNTTKVVKDDLEKKIYSGSKVSVAAACFSIYAYQALKNELEKCDEFRFIFTSPTFVAEKTPKERREFYIPRLNREKSLYGTEFEIRLRNELKQKAVAKECADWMRRKASFRTNTTREGMNNFLVVQDPEDAYTYMPMNSFTAVDLGCERGNNISNMVTRFENPASKEFLNLFDSVWNDEEKLADVTNEVIDMISTVYQENSPELIYFMTLYNIFSEFLDDVSEDVLPNEATGFKNSVIWNKLYNFQKDAVLGIINKLEQYNGCILADSVGLGKTFTALAVIKYYEGRNKNVLVLCPKKLSENWMTYRGNLINNPLAADRFRYDVLYHTDLSRNSGMTPIGLPIDRINWGNYDLVVIDESHNFRNGNGTNTHGGEKENRYMRLMNRVIKPGVRTKVLMLSATPVNNRFYDLRNQLALAYEGDPEEINEKLNTKSDIDTIFRQAQKVYNAWCKLPEKERTTQNLLSQLDFDFFEVLDSVTIARSRHHIKTYYDTKDIGTFPKRNKPISLYPKLTDKPGAINYKEVYECLSTLKLTIYTPTQFILPSKLSKYLSEEETENFRKGRETGIQRLMNINLLKRMESSVHSFLLTVQRVYQYLYNTDQTIKDFIQNGSGNLNEMTDLSAAAEDFDDDDQNTDFFSVGKKVQIDLHDMDYISWKRDIEDDLDTLSVLISMVKDITPEYDYKLNQLMKVIRNKEEKPINPGNKKVLIFTAFADTAEYLYDNIAPKAKELGLNTALVTGSIEGKTTIPNFKAEMNHVLSCFSPMSKDRDILYPQDKNNNIDILIGTDCISEGQNLQDCDYCINYDIHWNPVRIIQRFGRIDRIGSRNNVIQLVNFWPDLTLDEYINLKARVETRMRISVMTSTGDDDLINPDEKGDLEYRKEQLKKLQEEVVDLEDMTSGVSITDLGLNDFRMDLLAYMKEHKDINHIPFGIHAVAHGEKPGVIFVLKNVNTKVNIKNQNRLHPFYMVYVGNDGEIITDHLQPKDTLDEMRHIAKGKAEPDKDLCRTFNRETKDGRNMSKVSKLLEDAIGSIIDAKDEEDISSFFSAGETTFQSGGFSGLEDFELICFMVVMA
- a CDS encoding glycoside hydrolase family 1 protein gives rise to the protein MSVFRDDFLWGGAIAANQAEGAWNVDGKGPCTADYLYLGNYSDNDPALTIDPTQYYPTHEAIDFYHRYKEDIALMAEMGFKCFRFSIAWSRIFPNGDEEEPNEAGLKYYEDLVRTCHQFGIEPMVTLSHTETPIGLIKKYGGWRNRKMIDIFLHYAETMFKHLNTVRYWITFNEINFIFEEGMLVQNGGVTLQEGDNLKQLTWQVVHHQMVASARAVQLCHRYIPDAYIGAMMEGSLAYPISCKPEDVLATQKDNQDYTYTFLDVLIKGEYPKAWQAEMNHEHIRIETEPEDFVDLKKGVQNYIPFSYYCMRISSEEIQKSVQKKPVKNPFTETTDWGTTIDPIGLRYVLNDYYERYQLPCFIVENGLGAKDVLTEDHQVHDSYRIEFMRKHIEQMRLAVEDGVDVLGYTMWAAIDIVSQSKGEMSKRYGFIYVDRDDHGNGTGNRYRKDGFYWYQKVIATNGEDLG